The following proteins are co-located in the Nerophis ophidion isolate RoL-2023_Sa linkage group LG04, RoL_Noph_v1.0, whole genome shotgun sequence genome:
- the LOC133550735 gene encoding major histocompatibility complex class I-related gene protein-like — protein sequence MEKAIFLFLLCCHLASPVTHSLWHVYTVTTGIPSLPTTVAVVVVDGIQTDHYDSVSNTASPSQDWMERMTELDPSYWKTQTDFWERQDHFGRINIDILRKRFNRTEGVHVFQVLHGCEYDEERNVSRGFNHHSYDGDDTLYLDMEQRRWISLQPPMDATQRKWNDNQGWMEFMEHRLLTECPLRLNRTLEIGRSVLLRIERPRVSLLQTSPSSPVTCHATGFYPDVANMFWTRDQVELHEHVEHGELLPNHDNTFQLSVSLDISALPPHDWSRYACVFRLSGLQENIVVGLDASKILTNYVEPPNIFVPVAALLAALVVLATAAIAFLVWKKRQAANLQHGTSEEVQQMAP from the exons CCCACCACGGTGGCGGTGGTGGTGGTGGACGGGATCCAAACCGACCACTACGACAGCGTCAGCAACACCGCCTCGCCGTCCCAGGACTGGATGGAACGGATGACGGAGCTGGACCCCAGCTACTGGAAGACCCAGACCGACTTCTGGGAGCGCCAAGACCACTTTGGGAGGATCAACATCGACATTCTGAGGAAGCGCTTCAACCGCACCGAAG GTGTGCACGTGTTCCAGGTGTTGCACGGTTGCGAGTACGATGAGGAGCGGAATGTCAGCCGGGGTTTCAACCACCACAGCTACGACGGAGACGACACCTTGTACTTGGACATGGAGCAGCGGCGCTGGATCTCCCTCCAGCCTCCCATGGACGCCACCCAGAGGAAGTGGAACGACAACCAGGGCTGGATGGAGTTCATGGAGCACCGCCTGCTGACGGAGTGTCCTCTGCGCCTCAATCGCACCCTGGAAATAGGCCGAAGTGTCCTGCTCAGAATCG AGCGTCCCCGGGTGTCTCTGCTCCAGACCAGTCCGTCCTCGCCGGTCACGTGCCACGCCACGGGCTTCTACCCTGACGTGGCCAACATGTTCTGGACCCGGGACCAGGTGGAGCTCCACGAGCACGTGGAGCACGGCGAGCTCCTGCCCAACCACGACAACACCTTCCAGCTCAGCGTGAGTTTGGACATCAGTGCGCTGCCGCCACACGACTGGTCCAGGTACGCCTGCGTCTTCCGACTGTCCGGACTCCAGGAGAACATCGTGGTCGGCTTGGACGCCTCCAAGATCTTGACCAACTACG TGGAGCCTCCCAACATTTTCGTTCCCGTCGCCGCGCTCCTCGCCGCGCTTGTGGTCCTCGCCACCGCCGCCATCGCTTTTTTGGTTTGGAAGAAGAGACAAG CTGCAAACTTGCAGCATG GCACTTCAGAGGAGGTCCAGCAGATGGCGCCATGA